The Streptomyces tendae genome has a window encoding:
- a CDS encoding glutathione S-transferase family protein: MSGRDDGGGGNSSYGKKAFKRSRAHFADRITADGRDGWPVEAGRYRLVVSRACPWASRALVSRRLLGLEDAVSLAVTDPIQDDRSWRFTLDPGGRDPVLGIRYLSEAYDRRETDYPGGVSVPAVVDVPSGQLVTNDYQQSTLDFATEWTALHREGAPDLYPAERRDEMDALMDDVFHDVNNGVYKAGFANGQEKYETACTALFRRLESLGRRLERQRYLVGDTITEADIRLFTTLVRFDAVYHGHFKCNRWKLTESRVLWGYVRDLYQTPGFGDTVDFDHIKRHYYQVHTGINPSGIVPLGPDLAGWTTPHHREELGGRPFGDGTPPGPVPAGEEVAARGRP, encoded by the coding sequence ATGAGCGGCCGCGACGACGGAGGCGGCGGCAACAGCTCCTACGGGAAGAAGGCGTTCAAGCGGTCCAGGGCCCACTTCGCGGACCGGATCACGGCGGACGGCCGCGACGGATGGCCGGTGGAGGCCGGGCGCTACCGCCTGGTGGTGAGCCGGGCCTGCCCGTGGGCGAGCCGCGCGCTGGTCTCACGGCGGCTGCTGGGGCTGGAGGACGCGGTGTCCCTGGCCGTCACGGACCCGATCCAGGACGACCGCAGCTGGCGCTTCACGCTGGACCCCGGCGGCCGTGACCCGGTGCTCGGCATCCGGTACCTGAGCGAGGCCTACGACCGGCGGGAGACGGACTACCCGGGCGGGGTGAGCGTGCCGGCCGTGGTGGACGTGCCCAGCGGACAGCTGGTCACCAACGACTACCAGCAGAGCACCCTGGACTTCGCGACCGAGTGGACGGCCCTGCACCGCGAGGGCGCGCCCGACCTGTATCCCGCGGAGCGGCGCGACGAGATGGACGCGCTGATGGACGACGTCTTCCACGACGTCAACAACGGTGTGTACAAGGCGGGTTTCGCGAACGGGCAGGAGAAGTACGAGACCGCCTGCACGGCGCTGTTCCGGCGTCTGGAGTCGCTCGGGCGCCGGCTGGAACGGCAGCGGTACCTGGTGGGCGACACCATCACCGAGGCGGACATCCGGCTGTTCACCACGCTGGTGCGGTTCGACGCGGTGTACCACGGCCACTTCAAGTGCAACCGCTGGAAGCTGACGGAGAGCCGGGTGCTGTGGGGTTACGTCCGTGACCTGTACCAGACGCCGGGGTTCGGCGACACCGTGGACTTCGACCACATCAAGCGCCACTACTACCAGGTGCACACCGGCATCAACCCGTCCGGCATCGTCCCGCTCGGGCCCGACCTGGCCGGCTGGACGACTCCCCACCACCGGGAGGAGCTGGGCGGCCGGCCGTTCGGTGACGGCACCCCTCCGGGGCCGGTGCCGGCCGGTGAGGAGGTCGCGGCGCGCGGGCGCCCCTGA
- a CDS encoding aldo/keto reductase — protein MQYVKLGSTGLEVSRVCLGCMTYGDPGRGNHEWTLDEEASRPLIRQALDAGITFFDTANVYSDGTSEEIVGRALRDFARRDDVVLATKVNGRMRPGPNGAGLSRKAIMTELDHSLRRLGTDYVDLYQIHRFDPHTPVEETMEALHDVVKAGKVRYIGASSMYAWQFSKAQYTAELRGWTTFVSMQNHYNLLYREEEREMLPLCADQGVGVVPWSPLARGRLTREWNATTERSATDQFGSTLYQEGDRAIVEAVARVAEARGVPRAQVALAWLLHQDTVTAPIVGAAKPGHIEDAVAAVDLELTDKEIEELEQPYTPHPIAGH, from the coding sequence ATGCAGTACGTGAAGCTCGGTTCGACGGGCCTGGAGGTCTCGCGCGTCTGCCTGGGATGCATGACCTACGGCGATCCCGGCCGCGGCAACCACGAGTGGACCCTCGACGAGGAGGCGTCCCGGCCGCTGATCCGGCAGGCGCTGGATGCGGGGATCACCTTCTTCGACACCGCGAACGTGTATTCCGACGGCACCAGCGAGGAGATCGTCGGCCGGGCCCTGCGCGACTTCGCCCGCCGTGACGACGTCGTGCTCGCCACCAAGGTGAACGGCCGGATGCGGCCCGGACCCAACGGCGCCGGCCTCTCCCGCAAGGCGATCATGACGGAGCTGGACCACAGCCTGCGCCGCCTCGGCACCGACTACGTCGACCTCTACCAGATCCACCGCTTCGACCCGCACACGCCCGTCGAGGAGACGATGGAGGCGCTGCACGACGTCGTCAAGGCGGGCAAGGTCCGCTACATCGGGGCCAGTTCGATGTACGCCTGGCAGTTCTCCAAGGCGCAGTACACCGCCGAACTGCGCGGCTGGACGACGTTCGTGTCCATGCAGAACCACTACAACCTCCTCTACCGCGAGGAGGAGCGGGAGATGCTGCCGCTCTGCGCCGACCAGGGCGTGGGCGTGGTGCCGTGGAGCCCGCTCGCCCGCGGCCGGCTCACCCGGGAGTGGAACGCCACCACCGAACGCAGCGCCACCGACCAGTTCGGCAGCACCCTGTACCAGGAGGGTGACCGCGCGATCGTGGAGGCGGTGGCCCGCGTCGCCGAGGCCCGCGGTGTGCCGCGCGCCCAGGTCGCCCTCGCCTGGCTGCTCCACCAGGACACGGTCACCGCGCCCATCGTCGGAGCGGCGAAGCCCGGGCACATCGAGGACGCCGTGGCCGCCGTCGACCTCGAACTCACCGACAAGGAGATCGAGGAACTCGAACAGCCCTACACGCCCCACCCCATCGCCGGCCACTGA
- a CDS encoding SpoIIE family protein phosphatase, protein MRPDDPFDDAVTARAVIAADGTLARWSEGARLLLGHRAEEIVGRPAAELLADGSGPLPLPADRWSGTLVLRHRDGGTVSVWVLAHHRKPAGDGPGEWLAVTPLEATDHELPDDPLVRKAVFQSPCATMVFDQALRLRGVNDAMAHLLGLPADHLRGLRPTDIGGRPQHSELERQLRQVLRTGRPHDMQTYMKATSENHAHAWLARMAPLTDRSGRVRGVCVTAHDFTEQFRARERLQLVNEASMRIGSTLDVTRTAQELAEVCVPALADFVSVELLEPDEAGGEPAGPLSPPVSLRRVAQQSLTAGSPEAVADVGEVVVYPEASPQADSLLTGHSIVASVPSGDLDPWLSVDTIRARRIEEYGVHSMLSVPLQARGTTLGVAAFTRFSQPEAFTHDDVLLAEEVTARAAVCIDNARRYSRERETTLALQRSLLPRTLPRTAALEAATRYLPAARTGVGGDWFDVIPLSGMRVAMVVGDVVGYGIQASATMGRLRTAVRTLADIDLAPDELLTHLDDLVLHLSEEAGGDSGPGEVGATCLYAVYDPVSRRCTLSRAGHPAPVLIPPGGPPRHLELPSGPPLGLGGLPFESAEFELPDDSVLAFYTDGLVSSRERDLGQGEALLREALSGAAGPLDETCDRVLNSVLSPGGATDDVALLLARMRGLPSSQVATWDIPADPALVAPIRKQVLDQLADWSLTDASFTAELVVSELVTNAIRYGAPPIRLRLIHDASTLICEVSDTSHTAPHLRRAKTWDEGGRGLLLVAQLTQRWGTRHTAEGKTIWAELTLTDTP, encoded by the coding sequence ATGAGGCCGGACGACCCGTTCGACGATGCCGTGACGGCCAGGGCCGTCATCGCCGCCGACGGCACGCTCGCGCGGTGGAGCGAGGGCGCGCGCCTGCTGCTGGGACACCGGGCCGAGGAGATCGTCGGCCGCCCCGCCGCCGAGCTGCTGGCCGACGGTTCGGGACCGCTCCCGCTGCCCGCCGACCGCTGGAGCGGCACGCTGGTGCTGCGGCACCGCGACGGCGGCACGGTGAGCGTGTGGGTACTCGCCCACCACCGGAAGCCTGCCGGCGACGGCCCCGGCGAGTGGCTGGCGGTGACCCCGCTGGAGGCCACCGACCACGAGCTGCCCGACGATCCGCTGGTCAGGAAGGCCGTCTTCCAGTCGCCGTGCGCCACGATGGTGTTCGACCAGGCGCTGCGGCTGCGCGGGGTCAACGACGCCATGGCCCACCTCCTCGGACTGCCCGCCGACCACCTGCGCGGACTGCGGCCCACCGACATCGGGGGACGCCCGCAGCACAGCGAGCTGGAGCGGCAGCTGCGCCAGGTGCTGCGCACCGGACGGCCGCACGACATGCAGACGTACATGAAGGCCACCAGCGAGAACCACGCGCACGCCTGGCTCGCCCGGATGGCCCCGCTGACCGACCGGTCCGGCCGGGTGCGGGGCGTGTGCGTCACCGCCCACGACTTCACCGAGCAGTTCCGGGCCCGGGAGCGGCTGCAACTGGTCAACGAGGCCAGCATGCGCATCGGCTCCACCCTGGACGTCACCCGGACGGCGCAGGAGCTGGCGGAGGTCTGCGTGCCCGCGCTCGCCGACTTCGTGAGCGTGGAGCTGCTGGAGCCGGACGAGGCCGGGGGCGAGCCCGCCGGTCCGCTGTCACCGCCGGTGTCGCTGCGCCGCGTCGCCCAGCAGTCCCTCACCGCCGGCAGCCCGGAGGCCGTCGCCGACGTGGGCGAGGTGGTCGTCTACCCGGAGGCCTCGCCGCAGGCGGACTCGCTGCTCACGGGGCACAGCATCGTCGCCTCGGTGCCCTCCGGCGACCTCGACCCCTGGCTGTCGGTGGACACGATCCGCGCCCGGCGGATCGAGGAGTACGGCGTGCACTCCATGCTGTCCGTCCCGCTCCAGGCGCGCGGTACCACCCTCGGCGTGGCCGCGTTCACCCGGTTCAGCCAGCCCGAGGCGTTCACCCACGACGACGTGCTGCTGGCCGAGGAGGTCACCGCCCGGGCCGCCGTCTGCATCGACAACGCCCGCCGCTACTCACGCGAGCGGGAGACCACCCTCGCCCTGCAGCGCAGCCTGCTCCCCCGCACGCTGCCCCGGACGGCGGCGCTGGAGGCGGCCACCCGCTATCTGCCGGCCGCGCGCACGGGGGTGGGCGGCGACTGGTTCGACGTGATCCCGCTGTCCGGGATGCGGGTCGCGATGGTGGTGGGTGACGTCGTCGGGTACGGCATCCAGGCGTCGGCGACGATGGGCCGGCTGCGCACGGCGGTGCGCACCCTCGCCGACATCGACCTGGCCCCCGACGAGCTGCTCACCCACCTCGACGACCTGGTGCTGCACCTGTCGGAGGAGGCGGGCGGCGATTCCGGCCCCGGGGAGGTCGGCGCGACCTGCCTGTACGCGGTGTACGACCCGGTGTCGCGGCGCTGCACGCTGTCCCGGGCGGGGCACCCGGCGCCCGTGCTGATCCCGCCGGGCGGACCGCCCCGCCACCTGGAACTGCCCTCCGGGCCTCCGCTGGGGCTGGGCGGGCTGCCGTTCGAGTCGGCCGAGTTCGAACTGCCCGACGACAGCGTGCTGGCGTTCTACACCGACGGACTGGTCTCCTCCCGGGAGCGCGACCTCGGACAGGGCGAGGCGCTGCTCCGCGAGGCGCTGTCCGGCGCGGCCGGCCCGCTCGACGAGACCTGCGACCGGGTGCTGAACAGCGTGTTGTCACCGGGCGGCGCGACGGACGACGTGGCGCTGCTGCTGGCCCGTATGCGGGGGCTGCCGTCCTCGCAGGTCGCCACCTGGGACATCCCGGCCGACCCGGCGCTGGTGGCCCCCATCCGCAAGCAGGTCCTCGACCAGCTGGCCGACTGGTCGCTCACCGACGCGTCGTTCACCGCGGAGCTGGTGGTGAGCGAGCTGGTCACCAACGCCATCCGGTACGGCGCCCCGCCGATCCGGCTGCGGCTGATCCATGACGCCTCGACGCTGATCTGCGAGGTGTCCGACACCAGCCACACGGCCCCGCACCTGCGGCGCGCCAAGACCTGGGACGAGGGCGGCCGGGGCCTGCTGCTGGTCGCGCAGCTCACCCAGCGCTGGGGCACCCGGCACACGGCCGAGGGCAAGACGATCTGGGCGGAGCTGACCCTGACCGACACGCCGTGA
- a CDS encoding cation diffusion facilitator family transporter — MLVALAANLVIAAAKAVGGLAAASPALLSEAAHSVADSVNEIFLLAALRRSRRPADRRHPFGYGKERFFWSLLAAVGIFVMGGCFSFYQGIDALRNGGEEELSGYVAGLVVLGVALLAEGGSLLRALYQVRRQGGGLGDPALRTVIAEDGTAVIGVTLAIVGMALHMRTGQVVWEASASLAIGVLLVYVAYRLGREARDQLIGEAADPRATERIRELLCAQPEIDSVEALFTMKTGLDTALVAARIDLVPGLDSERVEQVAVRIKRSIVRTVPEAEQVFLDVTDRGAVEAWEGPAATGERGGA, encoded by the coding sequence GTGCTGGTGGCGCTCGCGGCCAACCTGGTGATCGCGGCCGCCAAGGCGGTCGGCGGTCTGGCCGCCGCCTCCCCGGCGCTGCTGTCGGAGGCGGCGCACTCGGTGGCCGACAGCGTCAACGAAATCTTCCTGCTGGCCGCCCTGCGCCGCAGCCGGCGCCCCGCCGACCGCCGTCACCCCTTCGGCTACGGCAAGGAACGGTTCTTCTGGTCGCTGCTCGCGGCCGTCGGGATCTTCGTGATGGGCGGCTGCTTCTCCTTCTACCAGGGGATCGACGCCCTGCGGAACGGAGGAGAGGAAGAGCTGAGCGGTTACGTCGCCGGACTCGTCGTGCTCGGCGTGGCCCTGCTCGCCGAGGGCGGTTCGTTGCTGCGCGCCCTCTACCAGGTGCGCCGGCAGGGCGGCGGACTCGGGGACCCGGCGCTGCGCACGGTCATCGCCGAGGACGGCACCGCGGTGATCGGCGTCACCCTGGCCATCGTCGGCATGGCCCTGCACATGCGCACCGGACAGGTGGTGTGGGAGGCGTCCGCCTCGCTCGCCATCGGCGTCCTGCTGGTGTACGTCGCCTACCGGCTCGGCCGCGAGGCCCGCGACCAGCTGATCGGCGAGGCCGCCGACCCGCGGGCGACCGAGCGAATTCGTGAACTCCTGTGCGCCCAGCCCGAGATAGACAGCGTCGAGGCGCTGTTCACGATGAAGACCGGGCTCGACACCGCCTTGGTGGCCGCGCGGATCGATCTGGTTCCGGGCCTCGACAGCGAGCGGGTCGAACAGGTCGCCGTACGCATCAAGCGCTCCATCGTCCGGACGGTCCCCGAGGCGGAGCAGGTGTTCCTGGACGTCACCGACCGGGGCGCCGTGGAGGCATGGGAGGGCCCCGCCGCGACGGGGGAACGCGGCGGGGCCTGA
- a CDS encoding LysE family transporter codes for MTAALLAGLLAGYGIAVPVGAVGTYLVSLTARTSLRTGVCAALGVATADGLYALTAVLGGSALAGALRPALGQLRRVCVLVLAALAAWGAATAVRQYRGRRLATQAGATPPSSVRAYLALLGITLLNPTTVIYFAALVLGSQGGAAAGAAERAVFVTAAFAASASWQVLLAGGGALLGRALTGHRGRLATALVASAVMTALALRMALSPS; via the coding sequence GTGACGGCCGCGCTGCTCGCGGGGCTGCTGGCCGGCTACGGCATCGCCGTCCCCGTGGGCGCCGTCGGCACCTACCTCGTCTCCCTCACCGCCCGTACGTCCCTGCGCACCGGGGTGTGCGCGGCCCTCGGCGTCGCCACGGCCGACGGTCTGTACGCGCTCACCGCCGTCCTCGGCGGATCGGCCCTCGCCGGCGCCCTGCGTCCGGCGCTGGGACAGCTGCGCCGGGTGTGCGTGCTGGTGCTGGCCGCGCTGGCGGCCTGGGGCGCTGCCACCGCCGTACGGCAGTACCGCGGCCGGCGGCTCGCCACCCAGGCCGGTGCCACGCCCCCGAGCTCCGTGCGGGCGTATCTGGCGCTGCTGGGGATCACCCTGCTCAACCCGACGACGGTGATCTACTTCGCGGCGCTCGTGCTCGGCTCGCAGGGCGGGGCGGCTGCCGGGGCCGCGGAGCGCGCCGTGTTCGTGACGGCCGCGTTCGCCGCCTCGGCGAGCTGGCAGGTGCTCCTCGCCGGCGGCGGTGCCCTGCTGGGCCGGGCGCTGACGGGCCACCGCGGACGATTGGCGACGGCGCTGGTCGCGAGTGCCGTCATGACGGCACTCGCGCTGCGCATGGCCCTGTCCCCGTCCTGA
- a CDS encoding flavoprotein: MTDKPFLYVVVCAAGVAADVHQLITAAQERGWEVGVIATPTATNGFFDAAAVETRTGRAIRSAWRRPEDPRPFPAPDAVVVAPATFNTVNKWAAGIADTLAVGTLCEAAGLGVPIAVLPCVADALAAHPAYRDSVARLRGMGVRFGDPYAGGPEADGVRREFRWESALDLLRRA; encoded by the coding sequence GTGACCGACAAGCCCTTCCTCTACGTCGTCGTCTGCGCCGCCGGTGTCGCCGCGGACGTCCACCAGCTGATCACCGCCGCGCAGGAGCGCGGCTGGGAGGTCGGTGTCATCGCCACGCCGACGGCGACGAACGGCTTCTTCGACGCCGCCGCCGTCGAGACGCGGACCGGCCGCGCCATCCGCTCCGCCTGGCGAAGGCCCGAGGACCCGCGCCCCTTCCCGGCGCCGGACGCCGTGGTGGTCGCGCCGGCCACCTTCAACACCGTCAACAAGTGGGCGGCCGGCATCGCCGACACCCTCGCCGTCGGCACCCTGTGCGAGGCCGCCGGGCTCGGGGTGCCGATCGCCGTCCTGCCCTGCGTCGCCGATGCCCTGGCCGCCCACCCGGCCTACCGGGACAGCGTCGCCCGGCTGCGCGGCATGGGCGTCCGCTTCGGCGACCCCTACGCCGGCGGGCCCGAAGCGGACGGCGTACGGCGGGAGTTCCGCTGGGAGAGTGCCCTGGACCTGCTGCGGCGAGCCTGA
- a CDS encoding SpoIIE family protein phosphatase, giving the protein MAAADPAAEPPGVADAIRTAGERAGPALRALLTCSDLGLAVWDTGLRCVWANDVVGRYDGIPRERRLGRPPHQALAGDAAGLEAVMREVLATGHCAVGREYRVPPGPGERAPRVLTASFLRLGDTDGRPLGVCLLVLDVRNGRGVGDRLAVISEAGARIGTTLDVMRTAQELADFSVPLLADYVTVDLTEAVRLGGEPLELLGSADGRVPTFRRAGVASVLDGTPESLWATGEGVYVPEASPFMQVLRSGRPLLQPRLDTSPGSWLDSDPARAEKIEQYGMHSLLVVPVRARGLLMGVAVFVRAGNPAPFDDGDRLLAEELVSRAALSLDNARRYTRERTAALTLQRSLLPRRVDGGDALEVAARYLPADAEYSAGGDWFDVFGLPGGRTALVVGDVVGHGIAAAAAMGRLRTAIRTLADLDFSPADLLASLDRTSVHLSADNDASETERCTIGATCVYAVYDPAARTCAVALAGHPPPVVAHPDGHVAFPELPPGTPLGYGVLPYESTVLDLPAGGLIALYSDGLVEDRRQDIDVGMERVREALARGRTTPSLDDLCTEVVETLPTRTPRDDVTLLLARTH; this is encoded by the coding sequence GTGGCAGCAGCGGATCCCGCAGCCGAACCGCCGGGCGTCGCGGACGCGATCCGGACGGCGGGCGAACGGGCCGGCCCGGCCCTTCGGGCCCTGCTGACCTGCTCCGATCTCGGACTCGCCGTGTGGGACACCGGTCTGCGCTGTGTCTGGGCCAACGACGTCGTCGGCCGATACGACGGCATCCCCCGTGAGCGGCGGCTCGGACGGCCACCGCATCAGGCGCTCGCCGGCGACGCCGCCGGGCTGGAGGCGGTCATGCGGGAGGTGCTCGCCACCGGCCACTGCGCCGTCGGCCGCGAGTACCGCGTCCCGCCCGGCCCCGGGGAACGGGCGCCCCGGGTCCTCACCGCGTCCTTCCTCCGGCTGGGCGACACGGACGGCCGCCCACTCGGCGTGTGCCTGCTGGTGCTGGACGTCAGGAACGGCCGGGGCGTGGGGGACCGGCTGGCCGTGATCAGCGAGGCCGGCGCCCGGATCGGTACCACCCTGGACGTCATGCGCACGGCACAGGAACTCGCCGACTTCTCCGTTCCCCTGCTCGCCGACTACGTGACCGTCGACCTGACCGAGGCGGTACGGCTCGGCGGCGAGCCGCTGGAGCTGCTCGGTTCGGCCGACGGACGCGTGCCGACCTTCCGGCGGGCCGGCGTCGCCTCCGTCCTCGACGGCACCCCCGAGTCCCTGTGGGCCACCGGCGAGGGCGTCTACGTCCCCGAGGCGTCCCCGTTCATGCAGGTCCTCCGGTCCGGCCGCCCGCTGCTCCAGCCGCGCCTCGACACCTCCCCGGGCAGCTGGCTGGACAGCGACCCGGCACGGGCCGAGAAGATCGAGCAGTACGGCATGCACTCCCTGCTCGTCGTCCCGGTCCGGGCCCGCGGCCTCCTCATGGGCGTGGCGGTCTTCGTGCGGGCGGGCAATCCGGCCCCCTTCGACGACGGCGACCGGCTGCTCGCCGAGGAACTGGTCTCCCGCGCCGCTCTCAGCCTGGACAACGCCCGCCGCTACACCCGCGAACGCACGGCGGCGCTCACCCTGCAGCGCAGTCTCCTGCCGCGCCGCGTGGACGGCGGCGACGCCCTGGAGGTGGCCGCCCGCTACCTCCCCGCGGACGCCGAGTACAGCGCGGGAGGCGACTGGTTCGACGTCTTCGGGCTGCCCGGCGGACGGACGGCGCTCGTCGTCGGCGACGTGGTCGGACACGGCATCGCCGCGGCGGCAGCCATGGGACGGCTGCGCACGGCGATACGGACGCTGGCCGACCTCGACTTCTCCCCGGCGGACCTGCTCGCCAGCCTGGACCGGACGTCCGTCCACCTGTCCGCGGACAACGACGCGAGCGAGACGGAGCGGTGCACCATCGGGGCCACCTGTGTCTACGCGGTGTACGACCCGGCCGCCCGGACGTGCGCGGTGGCCCTGGCCGGGCACCCGCCACCCGTCGTGGCCCACCCCGACGGCCACGTCGCCTTCCCCGAGCTGCCCCCGGGCACACCGCTCGGCTACGGCGTGCTGCCGTACGAGTCGACGGTCCTCGACCTGCCGGCGGGCGGGCTGATCGCCCTGTACTCCGACGGGCTCGTCGAGGACCGCCGGCAGGACATCGACGTGGGGATGGAACGCGTGCGGGAGGCACTCGCCCGGGGGCGGACCACACCGTCCCTGGACGACCTGTGCACGGAGGTCGTCGAAACGCTGCCCACCCGTACCCCCCGGGACGACGTCACCCTCCTCCTGGCCCGCACCCACTGA
- a CDS encoding VOC family protein: MALVTAGVVVLDCAEPEKLAEFYRELLEADDVDASANRVEIRTADGFRLALRRDVNATAPSWPRPENSLQAHLEFVTDDLDGVERRIVSLGGRPMESGDSSGPTEERGYADPAGHSFTVRRGVPTAPKQG, from the coding sequence ATGGCACTGGTGACCGCGGGTGTGGTGGTGCTCGACTGCGCCGAACCCGAAAAACTCGCCGAGTTCTACCGGGAGTTGCTGGAGGCTGACGACGTCGACGCGAGTGCCAACCGGGTGGAGATCCGGACCGCCGACGGCTTCCGCCTGGCCCTGCGCCGGGACGTCAACGCCACCGCGCCGAGCTGGCCCCGCCCGGAAAACTCCCTCCAGGCGCACCTGGAGTTCGTGACGGACGACCTGGACGGGGTGGAGCGGCGGATCGTGAGCCTGGGCGGCCGCCCGATGGAGAGCGGTGACTCCTCCGGACCCACCGAGGAGCGCGGGTACGCCGACCCGGCGGGACACTCCTTCACGGTGCGGCGGGGCGTGCCTACGGCCCCGAAGCAGGGATGA
- a CDS encoding nitroreductase family deazaflavin-dependent oxidoreductase — translation MPLEGEYEPSPTAWVRDQVDLYERSGGTEGTTLQGRPVVVLTSRGAKSGKLRKTPVMRVEHGGRYAVVASLGGAPKHPVWYFNVQADPHVELQDGPSKWDMTAREVTGEEKAEWWKRAVEAYPPYEDYQKKTSREIPVFVLERSGQG, via the coding sequence ATGCCTCTCGAAGGCGAGTACGAGCCCAGCCCGACGGCCTGGGTGCGGGATCAGGTGGACCTGTACGAGCGGTCCGGCGGTACGGAGGGGACGACGCTGCAGGGCAGGCCCGTCGTCGTCCTGACCAGCCGGGGCGCGAAGAGCGGCAAGCTGCGCAAGACCCCGGTCATGCGGGTGGAGCACGGGGGCCGCTACGCGGTGGTGGCCTCGCTGGGCGGAGCGCCCAAGCATCCGGTCTGGTACTTCAACGTGCAGGCAGATCCGCATGTCGAACTCCAGGACGGCCCCTCCAAGTGGGACATGACGGCCCGTGAGGTCACCGGGGAGGAGAAAGCCGAGTGGTGGAAGCGCGCGGTGGAGGCGTACCCGCCGTACGAGGACTACCAGAAGAAGACCAGCCGTGAGATTCCGGTCTTCGTTCTGGAGCGGTCCGGGCAGGGCTGA
- a CDS encoding DUF4235 domain-containing protein, which produces MAKKSKKAKKKLPLAYKPIGFALGWTSGTVAGMAFQKTWKVIKKEDNAPDALDRDRRWSEILLAAAIQGAIFAVVRSAVDRAGAKAIERSTGTWPVPDQGGRD; this is translated from the coding sequence GTGGCGAAGAAGAGCAAGAAGGCGAAGAAGAAGCTGCCCCTGGCGTACAAGCCGATCGGGTTCGCGCTGGGCTGGACCAGCGGCACCGTGGCGGGCATGGCCTTCCAGAAGACCTGGAAGGTGATCAAGAAGGAGGACAACGCGCCGGACGCGCTGGACCGGGACCGCCGCTGGAGCGAGATTCTGCTGGCCGCGGCGATCCAGGGAGCGATCTTCGCGGTGGTGCGCAGCGCGGTGGATCGCGCGGGGGCGAAGGCGATCGAACGGTCCACGGGGACCTGGCCGGTCCCCGACCAGGGTGGCCGCGACTGA